The sequence below is a genomic window from Bacteroidales bacterium.
GGTGCGAATGTCGCCCAAGGCACGCCAAGCAAAACCCAAAGCCCGTTTGGCCGCCTACGAAAAACTCATGGACGAAGATATTAAACAACGCGAAGAACGTCTTGAAATATTTATACCCAATGGACCTCGATTAGGCTCAAAAGTTATTGAATTTAAAAATGTTTCGAAAGCTTTTAATGATACAATATTATTCGAGAATTTATCATTCGATTTGCCACCAGCGGGTATAGTTGGAGTTATTGGACCCAATGGTGCCGGTAAAACTACATTGTTTAGAATGATAATGGGATTAGAAAAACCAACAACCGGCGAAATTATTATTGGCGACACGGTTAAAGTGGGCTATGTCGACCAAACGCACCAAGCTATTGATCCAGATAAAACAGTATTTCAGGTAATTTCGGGCGATAGCGAATGGATTAATGTTTCGGGTAAACAAATAAATGCAAGAGCTTATGTAGCTCGCTTTAATTTTAGTGGGGCAGACCAAGAAAAAAAATGTGGGGTTCTTTCAGGAGGTGAGCGAAATCGATTACATTTAGCCTTAACATTAAAATCAGAAGCAAATGTGTTGTTACTTGACGAACCTACCAACGATATTGACATTAATACCTTACGTGCATTAGAAGAAGGCTTGGAAAATTTTGCCGGCTGCGCTGTTATTATTTCCCACGACCGATGGTTTTTAGATAGAGTAGCTACGCATATTTTAGCATTCGAAGGCGATTCGCAGGTATATTATTTCGAAGGAACTTATTCCGAATATCTCGAAAATAAGAAAAAAAGACTTGGCGATGAAGGTCCAAAAAGAATTAAATATAAAAAGTTGATAAAGTAAAATAACCATGATAGAATTTTTATTCCGTTATTTTTATATGAAGCTTAATTAAAAAATTAAAAATAATTACAGATGAAAACAGTTATTTTGATATTTACAATATTATTGTTGCAATCGCCTCCTGAGCTTGTTGATAAGTTAGTAACAGCAGCAGCTAATGGCGATATTTCTAAAGTATCGACTATATTAAAAAAAGGTGTCGATATTAATGCCAAAAACAGAGCTCGTTGGAATGCCTTGGGCTATGCTTGTAAATATGGACACATCGATGTTGTAAAATTTTTGGTTCAAAAAGGAGCCAATGTTAATGAGCAAATAAATACGGGTTCTACCCCTTTAGCGGTAGCATTACTCGAAGGTCATTTCGATATAGCTTCTTATTTAATTGAAAATAAGGCTGATGTAAATATACCCGATTTAATGGGTATGAGTCCTCTTATGTGGGCGGTTAAGGCAAATCAATTAAAAATGGTTGAATTTTTAGTGAAGTATGGAGCTAAAGTAAATGATGTAAATCAGAATGGACGTTCGGTATTAGATCTTGCTACCGATGAATCCATTCGTAAATATTTAATATCAAAAGGAGCAAAAACTAGTAGTGATTTATTGAAACAGTGATATTTATGGCAGAGTCAATAGCAATACCCAAAGGGACAAGAGACTTTTTACCCGAACAAGTATTAAAACGAAATTATATTTTCAATACCCTTCAATCAATTTTCATTCGATATGGATTTGTGCCAATCGAAACACCTGCAATGGAACAGCTTTCTACTTTAATGGGAAAATATGGCGAAGAAGGCGATAAGTTGTTGTTTAAAATTTTGAATTCGGGCGACTTTTTATCAGATGTTTCTGAGCAAGATATTCTAAATAAAAATTTACCGTCGTTAGCAGCCAAAATTTGCGAAAAGGGCTTACGCTACGATTTAACAGTACCATTTGCTCGTTTTGTCGTAATGCATCGCAACGAAATTACATTCCCGTTTAAACGTTTTCAGATACAACCAGTTTGGCGAGCCGATCGGCCACAAAAAGGTCGTTATCGTGAATTTTACCAATGCGATGTGGATATTATTGGAAGCCCTTCATTGATGAATGAAGTAGAATTGTTGCTTATAATTAATGAAGCCTTTGAACAATTAAATTTAAAAGTTAAAGTATTACTCAATAATCGAAAAATATTGTTGGGTATTGCTGATCGCTTACAAATGACGGAACGTTTTTTTGAGTTTTCGGCAATACTAGATAAACTAGATAAAGTTGGAGTTGAGAAAGTATTCGAAGAATTAAGGATATTGGGAATTTCTGAAAATAATTTGAATGCTCTACATTTATTTTTAAATCAAAGCGATCAAGCTTTGTCGGCTATAGATAAATTAAATTTGGCTGAACAATTCATTCAAAGTGAGATAGGACAGAAGGGAATTCAAGAGATGCGATTTTTGCTTGAGAAGGCTTCAGTTTTAGATTTAAAAACTGAAATTCATTTCGACTTTTTATTAGCTCGTGGATTAAATTATTATACCGGTACAATACTTGAAGTTAAGTCAACCGAAGTTCCTATGGGAAGTATATGCGGTGGAGGGCGCTATGATAATCTGACGGGCATTTTTGGGATGCCCGATGTTTCGGGAGTGGGTATGTCGTTTGGCGCTGACCGTATTTACGATGTACTTGAAAATCTTCAACGTTTTCCAAAGAATTTATTACAAACAGTAAAATTATTCGTAACAAACTTCATCCCCGAAATTGAAAACGAACTGTTGCAACTTTGCCTCGAATTGCGAAAAAAACAAATTGCACTTGAGTTGTTCCCCGATAGTTCTGTGAAACTAAAAAAACAACTTACCATTGCAAGTCAAAAAAAGATTCCTTTTGCACTTATTGTGGGGGATAACGAAATAAAACAAAAGCTATATACATTGAAAAATATGCTTAACGGCGAACAAAAAACACTCGATTTTAATGAACTCATAAGTCTATTTACCAATGATGAACAATAAACTATTTTCAGTACTATTAAGTATTCTATTAACATTAAACTTATTTGCTCAAAACGAGCATTTAAAATGGTATTCGTTAAAAGAAGCGATTGAATTAAACAAAAAACAACCCCGTAAATTTATTATTGACATGTACACCGACTGGTGTGGTTGGTGCAAAAAAATGGAAGCCGAAACTTTTCAGCACCCTGCCATAGCCAATTATATACAAAATAATTTTTATCCTGTAAAATTTAATGCCGAAACTCATGATACAATTGAGTTTAAAGGGAAAAAATATACTAATTCGGGTACCACTTATCGTTCACCTCATAGTTTGGCAATTGAGCTTATGAATAACAAAATGTCGTATCCAACGATAGTATATTTAGACGAAGAATTAAATCTTATTAGTGCCGTACCTGGTTATATGAATGCCGCTGATATTGAACCTGTATTAATTTTTTTCTCTCGAAATTTATACAAAATTTACCCTTTCGAAAATTTTAAAGCCGATTTTAATAAAACTTTTAAAGACTCTACCTTTAAAGAACATGTTCAATGGAAAACATTTGCAGAAGGACTGAAAAGCAATAAAAAGAAAATTATTTTTTTAACTCATTATGGTTGTATTGATTGCAATATAATGCTAAAAGCATCATTGCAACACGATACAATTGCAAATTATTTGAATCATAATTTTTCATGCATACAGTTTAATATTTTAACGAACGATACAATTGATTTTAATGGCACAAAATATTATTTCAATTCAAATCAATATCCATTTCATCAATTAGCGGTTGCACTTACCAACGGACAAATTAACTTGCCTCAAATGGTTTTTCTTAACGAACAAAATCAATTATTATCGCTTGTTCCAGGTTTTTTTCCAACAAAAAATTTCGAAATGTTAATTCACTTCTTCAACGAAGAAGCTTTTAAAAAAATGTCGTGGGAAAATTATGTAAAACAATTTAAATCGAATATCCCATAACATTTTTGTGTTTGTCCCAAGTAGTTAAGTTCGATAAAATGCTCGATTTTATAAACTTTTGATAATAGCAAAAAGATTACATGAGTTTATCGAAGGGTTTTATAATCGAGTCTTGTCTGAAGTCTATCTCGTTTAGTTCCGATTTTTTTTGTAAAATGACGAAAGTATGTTTGTTTAATAGATTTTTAACCGCAATATTCATGTTCAATTGTTCTTGATATACTTTCTTTTTCATACTAAGATCGATGTTTTTGTGTTTCTTTAAATTACGGAAGTAGCGTAAATACGAACTTATCCAAATAAATGGGTAGAGAAAAGGAAAAAGTACTAACGAACCTTTGCTCAAACGCATATATTTCATTTCTTTAATGTCAAAACCGGCAAGTTTTGCTAATATTCGTAATTTCTGATTCCCTATTAAAAAAATA
It includes:
- the ettA gene encoding energy-dependent translational throttle protein EttA translates to MADDKKIIFSMVGVNKIYPPHKQVLKNIYLSFFYGAKIGIIGLNGSGKSSLLKIIAGVDTSFQGEVVFSPGYSVGYLEQEPKLDPHKTVKEIVEEGVQEVVDLLKEYEQLNMRFSEPMSDDEMNKLLERQGELTELIEQHEGWELDSKLERAMDALRCPAPDTPVSVLSGGEARRVALCRLLLKEPDVLLLDEPTNHLDAESVQWLEMHLQQYKGTVIAVTHDRYFLDNVAGWILELDRGEGIPWKGNYSSWLEQKARRLEQEEKAASKRMKTLERELEWVRMSPKARQAKPKARLAAYEKLMDEDIKQREERLEIFIPNGPRLGSKVIEFKNVSKAFNDTILFENLSFDLPPAGIVGVIGPNGAGKTTLFRMIMGLEKPTTGEIIIGDTVKVGYVDQTHQAIDPDKTVFQVISGDSEWINVSGKQINARAYVARFNFSGADQEKKCGVLSGGERNRLHLALTLKSEANVLLLDEPTNDIDINTLRALEEGLENFAGCAVIISHDRWFLDRVATHILAFEGDSQVYYFEGTYSEYLENKKKRLGDEGPKRIKYKKLIK
- a CDS encoding ankyrin repeat domain-containing protein, with the translated sequence MKTVILIFTILLLQSPPELVDKLVTAAANGDISKVSTILKKGVDINAKNRARWNALGYACKYGHIDVVKFLVQKGANVNEQINTGSTPLAVALLEGHFDIASYLIENKADVNIPDLMGMSPLMWAVKANQLKMVEFLVKYGAKVNDVNQNGRSVLDLATDESIRKYLISKGAKTSSDLLKQ
- a CDS encoding histidine--tRNA ligase, whose product is MAESIAIPKGTRDFLPEQVLKRNYIFNTLQSIFIRYGFVPIETPAMEQLSTLMGKYGEEGDKLLFKILNSGDFLSDVSEQDILNKNLPSLAAKICEKGLRYDLTVPFARFVVMHRNEITFPFKRFQIQPVWRADRPQKGRYREFYQCDVDIIGSPSLMNEVELLLIINEAFEQLNLKVKVLLNNRKILLGIADRLQMTERFFEFSAILDKLDKVGVEKVFEELRILGISENNLNALHLFLNQSDQALSAIDKLNLAEQFIQSEIGQKGIQEMRFLLEKASVLDLKTEIHFDFLLARGLNYYTGTILEVKSTEVPMGSICGGGRYDNLTGIFGMPDVSGVGMSFGADRIYDVLENLQRFPKNLLQTVKLFVTNFIPEIENELLQLCLELRKKQIALELFPDSSVKLKKQLTIASQKKIPFALIVGDNEIKQKLYTLKNMLNGEQKTLDFNELISLFTNDEQ
- a CDS encoding thioredoxin fold domain-containing protein translates to MMNNKLFSVLLSILLTLNLFAQNEHLKWYSLKEAIELNKKQPRKFIIDMYTDWCGWCKKMEAETFQHPAIANYIQNNFYPVKFNAETHDTIEFKGKKYTNSGTTYRSPHSLAIELMNNKMSYPTIVYLDEELNLISAVPGYMNAADIEPVLIFFSRNLYKIYPFENFKADFNKTFKDSTFKEHVQWKTFAEGLKSNKKKIIFLTHYGCIDCNIMLKASLQHDTIANYLNHNFSCIQFNILTNDTIDFNGTKYYFNSNQYPFHQLAVALTNGQINLPQMVFLNEQNQLLSLVPGFFPTKNFEMLIHFFNEEAFKKMSWENYVKQFKSNIP